From the Manis javanica isolate MJ-LG chromosome 13, MJ_LKY, whole genome shotgun sequence genome, one window contains:
- the LOC108389546 gene encoding lysosomal alpha-mannosidase isoform X5, translated as MNDEAATHYGAIIDQMTLGLNFLENTFGNDGSPRTAWHIDPFGHSREQASLFAQMGFDGFFFGRLDYQDKKTRKEKLEMEQVWRASASLKPPAADLFTSVLPNVYNPPDNLCWDTLCSDKPFVDDPHSPEYNAKDLVAYFLPLAAAQGQHYRTNHTVMTMGSDFQYENANMWFKNLDKLIQLVNAEVHTSPQQQANGSRVNVLYSTPACYLWELYKANLTWPVKDDDFFPYADGPHQFWTGYFSSRPALKRYERLSYNFLQVCNQLEALVGPAANLGPYGSGDSEPLNEAMAVLQHHDAVTGTSRQHVANDYARQLAAGWGPCEVLVSNALARLSGSKEDFAFCRELNISVCPLSQTAKSFQVAIYNPLGRQVKWMVRLPVSNHVFVVRDPSGTIVPSNVVIIPSSDGRELLFSASVPALGFSIYSVTQVPGQRPQAHKLQPRAQKPKLRVLVIQNEYIRAKFDPDTGFLMEMENLEQNLLLPVRQAFYWYNASTGNNLSSQVSGAYIFRPSQQEPLPVSHWAQTHLVKTALVQEVHQNFSAWCSQVVRLYPGQRYLELEWTVGPIPVGDNWGKEIISRFDTGMDTKGLFYTDSNGREVLERRRDYRPTWELNQTEPVAGNYYPVNSRIYITDGNVQLTVLTDRSQGGSSLRDGALELMVHRRLLKDDGRGVGEPLREDSSGLWVRGRHLVLLDSARTAAAGHRLQAERAVLAPQVVLAPGGGAPYRLEAAPRKQFSGLRRELPPSVRLLTLARWGPETLLLRLEHQFAMGEDPVGNLSSPVALDLRDLFSAFTITSLQETTLAANRLRASASRLQWTPSRGPVPTHRPSPHRLDLATITLQPMEIRTFLASVQWNEDG; from the exons ATGAATGATGAGGCAGCCACCCACTACGGAGCCATCATAGACCAGATGACACTTGGGCTGAACTTCCTGGAAAATACATTTGGCAATGACGGGAGCCCCCGCACGGCCTGGCACATTGACCCCTTTGGACACTCTCGCGAGCAGGCCTCGCTGTTCGCACAG ATGGGCTTTGATGGCTTTTTCTTCGGGCGCCTGGATTATCAAGACAAGAAAACGAGGAAGGAAAAGCTGGAGATGGAGCAGGTGTGGCGGGCCAGCGCCAGCCTGAAGCCCCCTGCCGCAGACCTCTTTACCA GTGTGCTTCCCAACGTTTACAACCCACCTGATAACCTGTGCTGGGACACCCTGTGCTCTGACAAGCCCTTCGTGGACGACCCGCACAGCCCTGAGTATAACGCCAAGGATCTGGTTGCTTACTTCCTGCCGTTGGCCGCTGCCCAG GGCCAGCATTACCGCACTAACCACACTGTGATGACCATGGGCTCGGACTTCCAATACGAGAATGCCAACATGTGGTTCAAGAACCTCGACAAGCTCATCCAGCTGGTCAATGCCGAG GTGCACACTTCCCCACAGCAGCAGGCCAACGGGAGCCGCGTAAACGTTCTCTACTCCACACCTGCCTGTTACCTCTGGGAGCTGTACAAGGCCAACCTCACCTG GCCCGTGAAAGACGATGATTTCTTCCCCTATGCCGACGGCCCCCACCAGTTCTGGACGGGCTACTTTTCCAGCCGGCCAGCCCTCAAACGCTACGAGCGTCTCAGTTATAACTTCCTGCAG GTGTGCAATCAACTGGAGGCGCTAGTGGGCCCAGCGGCCAACTTGGGACCGTATGGTTCGGGAGACAGTGAACCCCTCA ATGAGGCGATGGCCGTACTCCAGCACCACGACGCGGTCACCGGCACCTCCCGGCAGCACGTGGCCAACGACTACGCGCGCCAGCTTGCGGCTGGCTGGGGACCCTGCGAG GTTCTCGTGAGCAACGCGCTGGCGCGGCTCAGCGGCTCTAAGGAGGACTTCGCGTTTTGCCGCGAGCTCAACATCAGTGTCTGTCCGCTCAGCCAGACTGCGAAGAGC TTCCAGGTGGCCATTTATAACCCGCTGGGTCGACAAGTGAAGTGGATGGTGAGGCTGCCGGTCAGCAACCATGTTTTCGTCGTGAGAGACCCCAGTGGCACAATTGTGCCCAGCAAT GTGGTGATAATTCCCAGCTCAGACGGTCGGGAGCTGCTTTTCTCAGCCTCCGTGCCTGCCCTGGGCTTCAGCATCTACTCAGTAACCCAGGTGCCCGGCCAGAGGCCTCAGGCTCACAAGCTCCAGCCCAGAGCCCAGAAGCCCAAGCTCCGTGTCTTGGTCATCCAAAATGAG TACATCCGGGCTAAGTTTGACCCTGACACGGGGTTCTTGATGGAGATGGAGAACCTGGAGCAGAATCTCCTTCTGCCTGTTCGCCAAGCCTTCTACTG GTACAACGCCAGTACAGGCAACAACCTAAGCAGCCAGGTCTCAGGTGCCTACATCTTCAGACCCAGCCAACAGGAGCCACTGCCTGTGAGCCACTGGGCTCAGACCCACCTGGTCAAG ACAGCCTTGGTGCAGGAGGTGCACCAGAACTTCTCGGCCTGGTGTTCCCAGGTGGTTCGCCTGTACCCAGGACAGCGGTACCTGGAGCTGGAGTGGACAGTGGGGCCAATACCTGTGGG TGACAACTGGGGCAAGGAGATCATCAGTCGCTTTGACACTGGAATGGACACAAAAGGGCTCTTCTACACAGACAGCAACGGCAGGGAGGTCCtggagaggag GCGGGATTATCGGCCCACGTGGGAGCTGAACCAGACTGAGCCCGTGGCAGGAAACTATTATCCAGTCAACAGCCGCATTTACATCACG GATGGGAACGTGCAGCTGACTGTGCTCACCGACCGCTCCCAGGGGGGCAGCAGCCTGAGGGATGGCGCCCTGGAGCTCATG GTGCACCGAAGGCTGCTGAAGGACGACGGACGTGGCGTCGGGGAGCCGCTGCGCGAGGACAGCTCGGGGCTGTGGGTGCGAGGGCGCCACCTCGTGCTGCTCGACAGCGCCCGGACCGCGGCCGCCGGGCACCGGCTGCAGGCGGAGAGGGCGGTGCTGGCCCCGCAGGTGGTGCTGGCCCCGGGCGGCGGCGCCCCCTACCGGCTCGAGGCGGCCCCGCGGAAGCAG TTCTCCGGGCTGCGCCGCGAGCTGCCGCCATCGGTGCGCCTGCTCACGCTGGCCCGCTGGGGCCCGGAAACGCTGTTGCTGCGCCTGGAGCACCAGTTCGCGATGGGAGAGGACCCGGTCGGCAACCTGAGCTCCCCGGTGGCCTTGGACTTGAGG GACCTGTTCTCCGCCTTCACCATCACCTCCCTGCAGGAGACCACGTTGGCGGCCAACCGGCTCCGGGCCAGCGCCTCCAGGCTCCAGTGGACAccgagcaggg gccccgTTCCCACACACCGCCCCTCTCCCCACCGGCTGGACCTTGCCACCATCACGCTGCAGCCCATGGAGATCCGCACCTTCCTGGCCTCGGTCCAGTGGAACGAGGATGGCTAG
- the LOC108389546 gene encoding lysosomal alpha-mannosidase isoform X4, translating into MRAQARPGGVRRGGAAGLRMIFCALRPPLPHLFFLILLLMAAPGARAAGYKTCPTVQPDMLNVHLVAHTHDDVGWLKTVDQYFYGIHNDVQHAGVQYILDSIISALLEEPTRRFIYVEIAFFSRWWQRQTNATQEAVRDLVRQGRLEFANGGWVMNDEAATHYGAIIDQMTLGLNFLENTFGNDGSPRTAWHIDPFGHSREQASLFAQMGFDGFFFGRLDYQDKKTRKEKLEMEQVWRASASLKPPAADLFTSVLPNVYNPPDNLCWDTLCSDKPFVDDPHSPEYNAKDLVAYFLPLAAAQGQHYRTNHTVMTMGSDFQYENANMWFKNLDKLIQLVNAEQANGSRVNVLYSTPACYLWELYKANLTWPVKDDDFFPYADGPHQFWTGYFSSRPALKRYERLSYNFLQVCNQLEALVGPAANLGPYGSGDSEPLNEAMAVLQHHDAVTGTSRQHVANDYARQLAAGWGPCEVLVSNALARLSGSKEDFAFCRELNISVCPLSQTAKSFQVAIYNPLGRQVKWMVRLPVSNHVFVVRDPSGTIVPSNVVIIPSSDGRELLFSASVPALGFSIYSVTQVPGQRPQAHKLQPRAQKPKLRVLVIQNEYIRAKFDPDTGFLMEMENLEQNLLLPVRQAFYWYNASTGNNLSSQVSGAYIFRPSQQEPLPVSHWAQTHLVKTALVQEVHQNFSAWCSQVVRLYPGQRYLELEWTVGPIPVGDNWGKEIISRFDTGMDTKGLFYTDSNGREVLERRRDYRPTWELNQTEPVAGNYYPVNSRIYITDGNVQLTVLTDRSQGGSSLRDGALELMVHRRLLKDDGRGVGEPLREDSSGLWVRGRHLVLLDSARTAAAGHRLQAERAVLAPQVVLAPGGGAPYRLEAAPRKQFSGLRRELPPSVRLLTLARWGPETLLLRLEHQFAMGEDPVGNLSSPVALDLRDLFSAFTITSLQETTLAANRLRASASRLQWTPSRGPVPTHRPSPHRLDLATITLQPMEIRTFLASVQWNEDG; encoded by the exons ATGAGGGCCCAAGCGCGGCCTGGTGGCGTCCGCCGCGGGGGCGCGGCGGGGCTCAGGATGATCTTCTGCGCGCTGCGGCCACCGCTCCCTcatctctttttccttattttgttgTTGATGGCGGCGCCCGGCGCACGGGCCGCGGGATACAAG ACATGCCCCACCGTGCAGCCGGATATGCTCAACGTGCACCTGGTAGCTCACACACATGATGATGTGGGCTGGCTCAAGACTGTGGACCAGTACTTTTATGGCA TCCATAATGACGTCCAGCACGCCGGTGTGCAGTACATCTTAGACTCAATCATCTCTGCCCTTCTGGAGGAGCCCACCCGCCGTTTCATCTACGTGGAGATTGCCTTCTTCTCCCGTTGGTGGCAGCGGCAGACAAACGCAACACAGGAAGCTGTGAGAGATCTGGTGCGCCAGG GGCGCCTGGAGTTTGCAAATGGAGGCTGGGTGATGAATGATGAGGCAGCCACCCACTACGGAGCCATCATAGACCAGATGACACTTGGGCTGAACTTCCTGGAAAATACATTTGGCAATGACGGGAGCCCCCGCACGGCCTGGCACATTGACCCCTTTGGACACTCTCGCGAGCAGGCCTCGCTGTTCGCACAG ATGGGCTTTGATGGCTTTTTCTTCGGGCGCCTGGATTATCAAGACAAGAAAACGAGGAAGGAAAAGCTGGAGATGGAGCAGGTGTGGCGGGCCAGCGCCAGCCTGAAGCCCCCTGCCGCAGACCTCTTTACCA GTGTGCTTCCCAACGTTTACAACCCACCTGATAACCTGTGCTGGGACACCCTGTGCTCTGACAAGCCCTTCGTGGACGACCCGCACAGCCCTGAGTATAACGCCAAGGATCTGGTTGCTTACTTCCTGCCGTTGGCCGCTGCCCAG GGCCAGCATTACCGCACTAACCACACTGTGATGACCATGGGCTCGGACTTCCAATACGAGAATGCCAACATGTGGTTCAAGAACCTCGACAAGCTCATCCAGCTGGTCAATGCCGAG CAGGCCAACGGGAGCCGCGTAAACGTTCTCTACTCCACACCTGCCTGTTACCTCTGGGAGCTGTACAAGGCCAACCTCACCTG GCCCGTGAAAGACGATGATTTCTTCCCCTATGCCGACGGCCCCCACCAGTTCTGGACGGGCTACTTTTCCAGCCGGCCAGCCCTCAAACGCTACGAGCGTCTCAGTTATAACTTCCTGCAG GTGTGCAATCAACTGGAGGCGCTAGTGGGCCCAGCGGCCAACTTGGGACCGTATGGTTCGGGAGACAGTGAACCCCTCA ATGAGGCGATGGCCGTACTCCAGCACCACGACGCGGTCACCGGCACCTCCCGGCAGCACGTGGCCAACGACTACGCGCGCCAGCTTGCGGCTGGCTGGGGACCCTGCGAG GTTCTCGTGAGCAACGCGCTGGCGCGGCTCAGCGGCTCTAAGGAGGACTTCGCGTTTTGCCGCGAGCTCAACATCAGTGTCTGTCCGCTCAGCCAGACTGCGAAGAGC TTCCAGGTGGCCATTTATAACCCGCTGGGTCGACAAGTGAAGTGGATGGTGAGGCTGCCGGTCAGCAACCATGTTTTCGTCGTGAGAGACCCCAGTGGCACAATTGTGCCCAGCAAT GTGGTGATAATTCCCAGCTCAGACGGTCGGGAGCTGCTTTTCTCAGCCTCCGTGCCTGCCCTGGGCTTCAGCATCTACTCAGTAACCCAGGTGCCCGGCCAGAGGCCTCAGGCTCACAAGCTCCAGCCCAGAGCCCAGAAGCCCAAGCTCCGTGTCTTGGTCATCCAAAATGAG TACATCCGGGCTAAGTTTGACCCTGACACGGGGTTCTTGATGGAGATGGAGAACCTGGAGCAGAATCTCCTTCTGCCTGTTCGCCAAGCCTTCTACTG GTACAACGCCAGTACAGGCAACAACCTAAGCAGCCAGGTCTCAGGTGCCTACATCTTCAGACCCAGCCAACAGGAGCCACTGCCTGTGAGCCACTGGGCTCAGACCCACCTGGTCAAG ACAGCCTTGGTGCAGGAGGTGCACCAGAACTTCTCGGCCTGGTGTTCCCAGGTGGTTCGCCTGTACCCAGGACAGCGGTACCTGGAGCTGGAGTGGACAGTGGGGCCAATACCTGTGGG TGACAACTGGGGCAAGGAGATCATCAGTCGCTTTGACACTGGAATGGACACAAAAGGGCTCTTCTACACAGACAGCAACGGCAGGGAGGTCCtggagaggag GCGGGATTATCGGCCCACGTGGGAGCTGAACCAGACTGAGCCCGTGGCAGGAAACTATTATCCAGTCAACAGCCGCATTTACATCACG GATGGGAACGTGCAGCTGACTGTGCTCACCGACCGCTCCCAGGGGGGCAGCAGCCTGAGGGATGGCGCCCTGGAGCTCATG GTGCACCGAAGGCTGCTGAAGGACGACGGACGTGGCGTCGGGGAGCCGCTGCGCGAGGACAGCTCGGGGCTGTGGGTGCGAGGGCGCCACCTCGTGCTGCTCGACAGCGCCCGGACCGCGGCCGCCGGGCACCGGCTGCAGGCGGAGAGGGCGGTGCTGGCCCCGCAGGTGGTGCTGGCCCCGGGCGGCGGCGCCCCCTACCGGCTCGAGGCGGCCCCGCGGAAGCAG TTCTCCGGGCTGCGCCGCGAGCTGCCGCCATCGGTGCGCCTGCTCACGCTGGCCCGCTGGGGCCCGGAAACGCTGTTGCTGCGCCTGGAGCACCAGTTCGCGATGGGAGAGGACCCGGTCGGCAACCTGAGCTCCCCGGTGGCCTTGGACTTGAGG GACCTGTTCTCCGCCTTCACCATCACCTCCCTGCAGGAGACCACGTTGGCGGCCAACCGGCTCCGGGCCAGCGCCTCCAGGCTCCAGTGGACAccgagcaggg gccccgTTCCCACACACCGCCCCTCTCCCCACCGGCTGGACCTTGCCACCATCACGCTGCAGCCCATGGAGATCCGCACCTTCCTGGCCTCGGTCCAGTGGAACGAGGATGGCTAG